The genomic window GATTATAATGAAAATGCTAATCCAAAACTAGTGGGAATTATGACAGACTGGCCAATTTCAAATAGACGAAAATTGATTGCCACTCGGATTGACGCTGTGACTGAATTTTTGAGAAAAAACGAAAATATTAATTTTCCAGAATCCTATTTATTTTCAATAAAATAAAATATCAAACAACAGTTTTCTGTAATTTCTTGCCTTCCAGAATCATCTTACAATCCTTTACTTTTTCAGGATCATACACATGGTATTTCATTTCCCATTCTTCCAGCAGGTACAGAATTGGCAAGAGAGCTAATCCTTTTTCGGTTAGCGAGTATTCCACTCTTGGCGGAAGCTCCTTAAATTCTTCCCGGACAATAAGACCGTCGGTTTGCATTTCCCGCAGTTGGTCGGTTAATACTTTTCTGGAGATCACATTAATGCGCACGGCCAGTTCCCCGAAACGCAGTTTCCGGTCTTTGATTACCAATACGATAATCGGTTTCCATTTGCTTCCTAAGGCAGACATCGCCTTGCCTAAAGGACAGCTGTATTGCATTAACTCGTTTTTTTTCATAAAAATTCTGTGTGCATTATCTTATTTGTCGAATCTTATTCTGAACCTCAACCTTGCCCTAAGTTACCTGTGCGTTACCAACATCAGTTACCGCGAAGTTACTACTTTTTTTCATTATAAGATACCAATGTGAACTATTATTAGTTACTTTGTGTAACAATTATAAAATACAACATTAAAAATGAGCACAGAATCATTATTTAAGCCTTTTCAATACAAAAATTTAGAATTAAAAAACAGAATCGTCATGGCTCCGATGACGAGAGCACAATCTGATAACGGAGTTCCCACGCAGCAGATCGCCGATTATTACGCCAGAAGAGCGGAGGCAGAAGTAGGATTGATTATCTCTGAAGGAACGGTAATCAACAGGCCTGCATCAAAAAACATGCAGAATATTCCGGATTTTTACGGAAAGGAAGCTTTGAGCGGGTGGAAAAACGTAATTGATGCGGTGCATGAAAACGGAGGTAAAATGGGACCTCAGATCTGGCACGTAGGCGATACCAGAAGTTCCGCCGAATATCCGGAAATTCCGATGGAGAAAGCATCTACGATGAGCTTAGAGGATATTCAGGATACGATTGCCCAGTTTGCCGCTTCGGCAAAATCCGCGAAAGATTTAGGATTTGACGTACTGGAAATTCACGGCGCCCACGGATATCTGATCGACCAGTTTTTCTGGGAGGTTACCAACACCAGAACCGATGAGTATGGCGGAAAGACGTTGAAAGAAAGAAGCAAGTTTGCCGTAGATATCGTAAAAGCCATGAGAGCAGCGGTAGGAGAAGATTTCACAATTATTATCCGTCTTTCCCAATGGAAGCAGCAGGATTATGCAGTTAAGCTGGCCCATACACCGGAAGAAATGGAAGAATGGCTGCTGCCTTTAAAAGAAGCGGGAGTTGATATTTTCCATTGCTCACAGCGACGTTTCTGGGAACCTGAATTTGAAGGTTCTGACCTGAATTTTGCAGGCTGGGCGAAAAAGATCACCGGACAGCCAACCATTACCGTAGGATCGGTAGGATTGGAAGGGGATTTCATGAGTGCTTTTGCCGGCCAGGGAACCGAAAAAACAGATTTATCCGAACTGACCAGAAGGCTGGAAAGGGGAGACTTTGATCTGGTTGCCGTAGGCCGTGCTATTTTACAGGACCCGGAATGGGTGAAAAAAGTAAAAGCCGGAAGCATGGATGAACTTCAGGACTTTAAAGCTGAAAGCCTTGCCGTTTTGTATTAGCAGCGTCAATGGTGAATTTTGCTATCGCAAGTCAATGGTGAATCTTTTAAGATAAAAATTGAAAAGCAAAGCGAATTGACCATTCACCTTTTAAATATCAATTAGTGAATATTAGATTGTGAGTCGCAAGTGAATTTTTAGAAATAAAAATTGACAAGCGAATCGGATTGACCATTCACAATTCACCTTTTTACCTATCAATTATTTAAACGAAACCGCTTCAGTATTATTTCTGAAGCGGTTTTTTTAATTCGGGCATCCTACGGCAGTGGAAATACATCGCCAGTAGCCGGGCTTTCCGTTGTTGGGAGGATAGTAACATTCTACGGTATCGCCAGGGCATTCCGGCGGGTTTCCTCCGTTGATGAGCTGCAAATCTGATTTTTTTAAACTCTTAAGATTTTTCATATTAATTGTTTTGGAGAAATCAAATATAATATTTCCCGGGATAATGAAAAAATTAAGTGTAATAAGTTTGAAAAGATTTACTTTTACTCTTTCAGAAACAGAAAGCAGTGATTGGGTTACTTGTTTTAGGATCAAATTTAATTAGCTGATAAGGTAATAAGTCAAATATTTACTTACGGTCGCTCAGCCATTTGTACAAAGTCGTTTTTGGGATGCCGTACTCTTCGATGACTTCTCTCTTTGTTTTCTTGCCTTTTTTTATAAGTTCAAGGATAAAATCAATGATCTCTGTGGTGTAGATGTTTTTACGGAACTGGGGCATCGACGATTTTTCAACTTTGAGACTTTCATCGGCTTTTTCTGGAACAGGAGGCGAGTAAAGGATCAGATGCTGGCTGTAAATTCTGAAAAAATCATAGTTTAGTAATTTGCTCCAACGGAGAATCTGTTCAGAATCCAGACTTTTAAGTTCATAGATTGCAGAGAGTTCCTCTTCGGTAATCTTCATGGAACTGCAGATTTTCTGTACGCCCATTCCTTTTTCCTTCACACGGGCTCTGATGAATTTTCCCAGATGGATATTCTTATAATTTTTCATAACTCATTTGTCTTTTTTTAACTGTGCTGTATTTATTGATTTTATTAGTAATGTAAATCATCGCTTTATTGCCGGATAACCATCTTCGCAAATAAATTAATCTCAATTTCAGGCTGTTCGGTTCCGTTTTTCTGATGATGATTTAATAAAGCGAATGTATAAGTATTTTTTGAACATATGACATAAAATCAATAAAAATTTAGGTGTAGATTTAAGTGTTGATAGTCAATGTTTTTCCTTGTTAAAGAAAAGATATTGTACACGACAGAAAAAGCCGTCTTCGAAATTGAAAACGGCTTGTAACAGATTAAATATCTAAAATTGTCATCGTTCGATAACAAGAATGATCGGATTTAAAGGCCAATGCTCTGCGTAGGCTTCAGCTCTCTTTTGATGCTTTTCGGAAGCGCATCTTTATGAACCAGGATCGCTGTGGATTTATATTCTACATACGGTCTTGTTACATAGATATATCCTTCAAAATCGTTGCTTACACCCCATGAATTCTTTACCATGTAATATTCTTTTCCCGACTGGTCTTTGGCAAGGCCTACAATATGCATTCCGTGATCGTCGGTAGTGGAAAGGTTGTTCAATGCCTTTTGGCGCATATCTTCGGTGATGGTCTTATCTTTTTTCGGTTCAGTGAATAAGGTTCCTTTGTTATCTTTGTTGATCTGGTCAAGATCCATATCCGGAACATAGGCCACCCCGTTCTTGTATGAAAAATACGGTTCCGAAACATCGGTTGCCCATCCTACGGAATAGCCTTTATTTACGGCATTATCGATAATAGCCGTCAAGTCTTTCATCGGAACATTCCAGTCGGAATCGTGGCTCCAGTTATCAGGAATCGGCACGACGAATTTCTGGTAGTACGGATAATCTTTATAGGAAGACAGTTCTACATAATCGTCGGGATTAATGCCAACTACTTCCTTGGCGAAAGTCTGTGGCGTGTATGATTTCCCTTCATAAGTAAAATTCGCAGGGACTTTACCCAGATATTCATCCAGGATCGCATCTACGGAAGACATCCAGTTATCCGTCAGTTTCCCTTTAGATCCGGCCTGAACCAGGCTGTCCAGTACAGGCTTCAGTTTTCCCTGCATTTCAGAGAAATTGTTCAGGGTCTGTCCCTGCTTTAATCCGGTGTATACGTCCTGAGGAACAGCACCGTATTTTTTATACATATTGATTACGTCGTGCAATTCTCCACCGTCACCCCAGCTGATCGCTCCGTTATTCAGAACGTATAATTTTGCTTTGTCGTGATACGAATTCCTTGCGGTAAAGATTTCTGCCAGGTCCACAGGCTTTTTACCCATCCTCTGCATTTCAGACTCCAGGAAAGAATTCCCCGAATAGCTCCAGCATGTTCCGGATGAACCCTGGTTCTTCACCGAAGTGGCTCCTACATCCTTCAGCGTGGTAAACTGGAAATTGGCATGTTGGGACTGATTGTTTTTTAACTTGTTGATTAAGTCATCCTGAGCAAACATCATACTTCCTGCAGACAAAACAAAAAGTAATGATACAAATTTGGCTTTTTTCATTACTATAAAACAGATTATTTATACGAATAGTCGTTCCTAGTAGAGATTTGTTACAAAGGAAAAAGTTAAATCTGCAAACCGGCTTTTTTTTATGAAAAGATCGACCCCGGAAACGAAAGAAGCTGTGATTCAGAAAATTATTTATTTTAATTTAATTTAAAAATTCAGGGAGTTTATAAATAAGGAGTCTGACGAATATTGTCATGGTTTTCTTTGTATTAAAATTACCTTTCGGGTTTGCCTGCGTTGCTGAATTCGATTATTTTTAAAAAAAGTTTAATCTGTTTCCAACCTTTTTGAAACTTTCTGCATCTATGTAGATATAAAGCCTGATTATGGAACGAGAGCTATTATTGGAATGCCAGCGGAACGACCGCAACGCCCAGCGGAAAGTCTATGAGAAGATGGCGGGAAAGCTGTATTCGGTATGCAAACGCTACCTGAAGAATGATGAGGATATTGAAGAAGTGCTGGCAGACAGCTTCTACAAAATCTTCACCAAGCTGAGCCAGCTACAGAATCCCGATATTTTTGAATCCTGGGCCAAAAAAATTGCGGTAAATGAATGCCTCCAGAAACTAAGGACGGCGAAGGAGCTTCATATTTCGCTGGAAGAAGACCACGCTTTCTCATCCGATTCTTCCCTGGAAAATGTGTCGTTTGAAAAAGATATCCTGAGCCTGCTGAACTTTCTTCCCGAAGGATGCAGGGCTATATTTAATCTCTTTGCCATCGAGGGCTATCCTCATAAAGAAATTGCGAGTATGCTTTCCATTAGCGAAGGCACCTCCAAATCCCAGCTCAATTTTGCCAGAAAACGGCTGCAGGAGCTTTTGGTAAACCAACATATATAAACTTTAAGAACAATGGAAAACAACAGTATCGATAAAACCTTCAGTGAAGCTTCTAAAAAATTGGAAGAACCTACGACTTTTCCCGGGTTTGATAAAGTCTGGGCAAAAGTAGAGGAAAAGCTGGATAAAAAAGAAACGAAAAAAAGAAAAACCATAGGACTCTGGATCCCTTACGGAATTGCAGCCAGCTTACTCATCGGCTCCGGGATTTTCTACTTTACCAGCAATAAAGAGAATGCAGAACTTCCACCGCAAAGCATTGCCAATCATACCGTTACCTCAGAGAATAAGTCAGCAGAAATACCTGAAACTATCCGGAAAACCGACAGCCTGGTCAAGGCAAATATCCAAAGTGAAATGTTGCCTCCGCCGACAGCAAAAATAGCCTATCAAAAGGTTTCTGAAATATCCGTTAACCGTTCAGCAGACCGACTGCCTGAGGTATCGGCTCCTCAGGTTCTACCGCAGGAAACAGCAGTTGCAGCAGAAGATAAAATGATGATGGAGACGGCAGAACGTCAGAATACCGAAGAAGTGATTGCGATGGGCGTCCGAAAAGAAAAGGCTTCTATGGTTAAAGCTCTTTCATCAGCTTCCCCCGCGAAAAAGAGGCTGGCTGAACTGAATGCTGTTGCTGATACGGCAGAAGCAGTTTATCCAACTTCTCCTTACAACCGTAATGAGCTGTCGCAGGAACCGGAAATCCTGGCTTACAATAAAGGATATCTTCAAAAAGATAAGCTGATAGCAATGGGCGGCAATCCGTCCGGTTTCGGGAAAAGGATCGGAAACAAAGAAGCCCTCAATGGACTTCAGGGAGCGGTACCGGGAGTAAAAATCAATTCGATTACAGGAGCACCGGGTTCGGGAAAGGTAGATATTTCGATCAGCTGCCAACGCTCTTTACTGTCAGACAATAATCCGTTGTTTATCATCGATGGTGCAGAAGCAAGCCAGGAAACCTTCATGAAAACGGACCCTAAAAAAATTGAATCCATGCAGGTCTTTAAAGGCGAAAAGGCCATTGCACTCTTTGGGACCCAAGCAGCCAACGGAGTTATTCTCGTAGAAACTAAAGACATTTCCAAAAAGGAAAAGCGGAGGATGAAAAAGCTTTTCAGAGAAAAGCTGCCTCAAAAATAGTGTCTGTAAATTACAACTAATACCCATTCACCATACCTCTGAAAAAAGAAATTTTTCTTAAAGTTTCTTTTTTCTTCACGGGGGAATTTCTATTAATTTTAAAATATGCAGACGATTCAGATCTGCATTAGAAAATTATGCCCTGACAACATCCATACCACAGAATAAATGATGCTTAAAACCTGTTTAAACTTTAACTCAGACATTTCTTTCATCTCTTAATTAAAATAAACTTTGTTTATTATTAACTTTTTACCAGTGCGAAATTTTTACCTGAAAATTTGAATTTCAATGAATTAAATAGTACTCAAAAATAAACTCTGCATTTAAACATGCTCTTAAAAAGATAAACCCCTGCAACCTTTCCGAATTTTTACATCTATTATATAACAAGGAACAAAAAATTCAAATCAAACTCTATTAAAAATAATAAACATGAAAAAAACAGCAATTAGCATATTGGCTCTGATGATCTTGCAGGGCTGCAAAACCAAAACCATTTCGGATCAGAATAAAGAAACCCAAAAGTTGAGTCTTAAAAAAGATAGAGACCAGGACGGCATCAGGAACAAAGAGGATCTGTGTCCTGAAATTGCCGGGCCGATCGAAAACAACGGCTGCCCATGGCCGGATACGGATGGCGACGGCACTATTGATAAGGATGATGCCTGCCCGTCCGTAGCCGGACCTCAGGAAAACAACGGCTGTCCATGGCCGGATACCGATGGCGACGGAATCCTCGATAAGGATGATGCCTGCCCAACTGTTCCCGGAATGCCGGAATACAATGGCTGTCCGAAACCGAAAATGGCAACCGCGATGGAAGTAGAATCTGTTGTGGTCACTTCTTTTCAGAAACAATTATACCGTACTCCTGTCAACCATCATAAAACAAGTAAGAAACATTTCGGTAAAAACAGAGATTATAATGATGAAGAGTATGACCGACTGATTGAGAATCCTTTTGAACTGACAAAAAATCAGCCGTTATCGACTTTTTCAATTGACGTAGACAATGCTTCGTACTCGAATGTGAGAAGAATGATTGAAGATGGAGAAGTAGAGAAAGATGCGGTGAGGATCGAGGAAATGGTTAATTATTTTAAATACAATTATCCTCAGCCTAAAGACAAGCAGCCTTTTTCCATCAATACCGAACTTGGGACTGCTCCGTGGAATCCTGGCCATAAACTGCTGAAAATCGGATTGAAAGGAAAGAATATTCCGATGAATAACTTGCCACCCTCCAACATTGTATTCCTGATTGATACCTCGGGTTCCATGGCAGAAGAAAACAAGCTGCCGTTGCTGCGGTCTTCTTTAAAAGTATTATTGGATCAGCTGCGCCCGGCAGATCAAGTAGCCATCGTGGTGTACGCAGGAAGTGCCGGCGTTGTACTGCCATCGACTTCGGTAGCTGAAAAAAAGAAAATCACCGATGCTTTGGATCAGCTGAGTGCCGGAGGAAGCACAGCCGGAGGAGCCGGTATTGAGCTGGCCTACAAACTGGCAAGGGAAAGTTTCATTAAGGGAGGAAATAACAGAGTGATTTTAGCGACAGATGGTGATTTCAACGTCGGTGTTTCGTCCACAGGTGATTTAGAAAGTCTGATCGAAGAAAAAAGAAAATCCGGAGTATTTCTTACCTGCCTGGGTTACGGAATGGGGAATTACAAAGACAATAGGATGGAAACGCTGGCCGATAAAGGAAACGGAAATTATGCGTATATCGACAACCTGCAGGAAGCCAATAAATTCCTGGGAAGGGAATTTGCCGGTAACCTTTACACCATTGCAAAAGACGTTAAGGTCCAGATCGAATTTAATCCGAAATATGTGAAATCGTACCGCCTGATCGGTTATGAAAACCGGAAATTAAGAAACGAGGATTTTGTAAATGATAAAGTTGATGCAGGAGAACTGGGCAGCGGCCATACCGTAACGGCGTTGTATGAGATCATTCCGGCCAACAGCCATTCGAAGTTTCTGCCGAAGCAGAACAGGCTTAAATATGCTTCCACTGCTGCAACAAAAGGATTTGGTGATGAATTCGGAACCGTAAAATTCAGATATAAAAAACCTCAGGGGTCAAAGAGCGCAGAAATGGTGCAGGTCATCAAAAATTCAGATACCCCGAAGGTGAGCTCCGATTTTAAGTTTGCTTCTTCCGTTGCCTGGTTCGGGCTGGTTTTACGAGATTCTAAATTAATTACCCAAAAGAACCTATCGGAAATCGAGCGGCTTGCCAAAGAAAACAAGGGCGAAGATAAAGAAGGGGATAGAAGTGGATTTGTAAAAATGATCCAGGATTATAAAGAAATAAAATAAATAAACGTTACCATATGAAAAAGGTCATTATCGTTGCTTTATGCAGTATTTCACTTATTGCATTCGGGCAAAAACCTGTATTTGCGGAAGCGAAATTAAATTCAGTTACTTTATACGAACAATCTGCAGAACTGTACAGCAACAGCACATTTAAAATTCCGAAAGGGAGCTCAGAAGTTGTGATTACAAACATTGCGCAGAATATCGATGAAAGTACTATAAAAATAGGCTCCCGATCTAAAGTTTCAGTTCTTACGTATCGATTCACAACAGATGAAAATTTTTACAAAACGGAACTGGATAAAAGAAACCCGCAGCATAAGATTGTCCTGGACAGCATTTCTCTTATGGAGAAAAAATTAAAGGATCTGGACTTCCAGAAAACAGCCTTAGCAAACAGCATTGGTATTTTGGATAAAAATCAAATAATTAATGCGGGATCCACTTCCTATTCAAAAGAACTTGAAAAGCTCATTGATTATTATCAGAAAAAAAGAACCGAATTGAGCATACAGCTGGATAAAGCTGAAACTTCCTATTCTTCTGTGGCTGAAAAGCTGGATAAATTACGGACAAAATTTGATCTCAACAATCAGGAACTGGAAAAATATCCTAAAGGAAAACTGGTTCTGCAGATTTCGAGCGAAGGTTCGGAAGATGTAAATTTAGACATCAGATACAGCATCCGTGAAGCTTTGTGGAGACCTTACTACGATGTTGTTATTCCTGATATAAACTCCAAAGCACAGTTGCTGTATAAAGCAATGGTAAGACAGAATTCCGGACTGGACTGGAAGAATGTTGAGCTTCATCTGGTTTCGGGATATCCGAATGTCAAGAAACAGATTCCTTTTTTACCTGCGTGGAGTTTGCTTTATCAGGAACCTTTAGCAGCCGTTGATCACGGAGTAAAATTGGACCGTGCTGAAAATTATGTTTCAGTAAGATCATCATCTGTAAAACAGGTAAGTGTTGCTGAAGTTGCCCTGGTTGGTTCAACTGTTTCCAGAAACCAGCTGAATGTGGCCTACGATCTGAAAGACCGGTATACCATTTTATCCAATAATCAGGATAACAGTATTAATCTGGACCGGACAGAAATTCCTGCAATCTATACGTACTATACCATTCCGAAAATTGACAGAACGGTTTATCTGATTGCAGAACTCGATAATCTTGATAAATACAACCTCATCAATGCGGAAGCGAATGTAATTTTCGAAAATACGAATGTCGGCAAAACAACCCTTAACGCAGAAAATACAGACAGTAAACTTTTACTCACTCTGGGCGACGATAAAAGAATAAGCGTCAAAAGAGAAGCAGTTAAAGATAAAACCATGGAAAAGAGTATTTCTTCATCCAATAAAGAACAGCAGTTTGCCTATCAATTAACCATTCGTAACAACAAAAGTGAAAAGGTTAAGATCAGAATCAAAGACAGAATTCCGGTCTCTCAGGATAAGCAGCTCATCATAACGCTGGTCAATAAAGGAGGTGCCACTTATAATGAAGAAACGGGAGAACTGACCTGGGATATCCTTTTAAATGCCAATGAGACCAGAAAATTAGAATTTTCATTTAAAGTCAATTCCTTAAAAAACAGGACGATTTTAGGATTATAATAAATAAGCAGAGATGATCTCAGCATAGTAAGTTAAAATTAGTATCAACAGACATTTTTGAAATGTCTGTTTTTATTTAAAATTAATTTTCAAAAATTATTGAAAATTCAAAAAATATAATTATATTTGTCATAAGAAACTGAAACAACAGAACAATGACACTTTCGGAAGCTAAAGAAAAATACATTCAGACCTGGGGAACGTTCGCCACCAATTGGGGGATCAACCGGACGATGGCGCAGGTACACGCTTTGCTGATCGCAAGTGAAAGGCCGCTATCAACCGATGAGGTGATGCAGCAGCTGGAAATTTCCAGGGGGAATGCCAATATGAACATCAGAGCCTTGATGGACTGGGGAATCGTAAGGAAAGAATTTGTGAAAGGCGACCGGAAAGAATATTTTATAGCGGAGAAAGATGTCTGGTACCTGTTCAAGCAGATTACCAAAGAACGTCGGAAAAGGGAAATAGAACCCGTGATTTCCTTTCTGGAAGAGCTGAAGGATATTGAAGACAAGGATACGGAAGGAGCCAAAGAATTCATCAAGCTGATGAACGATTTCAGTTCCGTGACCGGGAAAATCAACAACATCATGGATCTGGCGATCAAAAGCGACGACCACTGGCTGGTAGGGAAAATTACCAACCTGTTGAAATAGTGATACGTAAAACCAGGTAAAACTTTGTCAAATTTTAACTTTGACAAAGTGTAAAAGGCAGAAGCCTTTTTTATTTAATTTAAACTTTCAAATATTATTGAAAATTTTATAATTATGAAAAATTTAATCATTCATTTGTTCCTGATTTTTTATTTCGGGCTTCATCAGAAAAATTAATAAAAACGATAACCATGAAAACTTTTATTACTACCGATTTTTATATACAGTCTCTGCTGTTTTTCCTGCTCCTTATGTCGGTTATACCGTATTTTCAGCCATTTGTTAGAGATTTTGGTATTGCTGTGTACTTTCTGATTGCGGTGGTTCATCTGATCAGCGCCAACAGGAAAATGTTTTCAAATACATATGAGAAGAGTATTCTGTTCCTCATCTATTATATCATCAGTATGCTTTTTATCATAACCCTTTTTTCACTGGCAGTAGTAGATGAAATATCTGTCATAAACCGTTTCTGGACTATTTACGGCAGGCGCGTGATGAGTTTTGCCATATACGGCACACCGGTCCTGGCCCTTATTTATTATCTGATCTGTGCAAATGATTACAGAAGGCAATTAAAAAAACAGAATTCAGCATCAGACAGGATTCATCATATCAATTAACTGTTCCATGTTTAATATCATTTCATATCTGCTTTTCCTTTCTATCAGTTCGTACATTACCGCTGATATAGGAAGAAGATGCTATCGGGCCGGCGCAGTCTATCTGGAATACCTGATTCATGATTCGGATTTCTGCCTGACGATCAACCGCATTTTACTCGGATGTTATTATCTGATCAACCTCGGATATATC from Chryseobacterium sp. SORGH_AS_0447 includes these protein-coding regions:
- a CDS encoding helix-turn-helix domain-containing protein — encoded protein: MKKNELMQYSCPLGKAMSALGSKWKPIIVLVIKDRKLRFGELAVRINVISRKVLTDQLREMQTDGLIVREEFKELPPRVEYSLTEKGLALLPILYLLEEWEMKYHVYDPEKVKDCKMILEGKKLQKTVV
- a CDS encoding NADH:flavin oxidoreductase, with translation MSTESLFKPFQYKNLELKNRIVMAPMTRAQSDNGVPTQQIADYYARRAEAEVGLIISEGTVINRPASKNMQNIPDFYGKEALSGWKNVIDAVHENGGKMGPQIWHVGDTRSSAEYPEIPMEKASTMSLEDIQDTIAQFAASAKSAKDLGFDVLEIHGAHGYLIDQFFWEVTNTRTDEYGGKTLKERSKFAVDIVKAMRAAVGEDFTIIIRLSQWKQQDYAVKLAHTPEEMEEWLLPLKEAGVDIFHCSQRRFWEPEFEGSDLNFAGWAKKITGQPTITVGSVGLEGDFMSAFAGQGTEKTDLSELTRRLERGDFDLVAVGRAILQDPEWVKKVKAGSMDELQDFKAESLAVLY
- a CDS encoding transposase translates to MKNYKNIHLGKFIRARVKEKGMGVQKICSSMKITEEELSAIYELKSLDSEQILRWSKLLNYDFFRIYSQHLILYSPPVPEKADESLKVEKSSMPQFRKNIYTTEIIDFILELIKKGKKTKREVIEEYGIPKTTLYKWLSDRK
- a CDS encoding aminopeptidase C; the protein is MKKAKFVSLLFVLSAGSMMFAQDDLINKLKNNQSQHANFQFTTLKDVGATSVKNQGSSGTCWSYSGNSFLESEMQRMGKKPVDLAEIFTARNSYHDKAKLYVLNNGAISWGDGGELHDVINMYKKYGAVPQDVYTGLKQGQTLNNFSEMQGKLKPVLDSLVQAGSKGKLTDNWMSSVDAILDEYLGKVPANFTYEGKSYTPQTFAKEVVGINPDDYVELSSYKDYPYYQKFVVPIPDNWSHDSDWNVPMKDLTAIIDNAVNKGYSVGWATDVSEPYFSYKNGVAYVPDMDLDQINKDNKGTLFTEPKKDKTITEDMRQKALNNLSTTDDHGMHIVGLAKDQSGKEYYMVKNSWGVSNDFEGYIYVTRPYVEYKSTAILVHKDALPKSIKRELKPTQSIGL
- a CDS encoding RNA polymerase sigma factor; translation: MERELLLECQRNDRNAQRKVYEKMAGKLYSVCKRYLKNDEDIEEVLADSFYKIFTKLSQLQNPDIFESWAKKIAVNECLQKLRTAKELHISLEEDHAFSSDSSLENVSFEKDILSLLNFLPEGCRAIFNLFAIEGYPHKEIASMLSISEGTSKSQLNFARKRLQELLVNQHI
- a CDS encoding TonB-dependent receptor plug domain-containing protein translates to MENNSIDKTFSEASKKLEEPTTFPGFDKVWAKVEEKLDKKETKKRKTIGLWIPYGIAASLLIGSGIFYFTSNKENAELPPQSIANHTVTSENKSAEIPETIRKTDSLVKANIQSEMLPPPTAKIAYQKVSEISVNRSADRLPEVSAPQVLPQETAVAAEDKMMMETAERQNTEEVIAMGVRKEKASMVKALSSASPAKKRLAELNAVADTAEAVYPTSPYNRNELSQEPEILAYNKGYLQKDKLIAMGGNPSGFGKRIGNKEALNGLQGAVPGVKINSITGAPGSGKVDISISCQRSLLSDNNPLFIIDGAEASQETFMKTDPKKIESMQVFKGEKAIALFGTQAANGVILVETKDISKKEKRRMKKLFREKLPQK
- a CDS encoding VWA domain-containing protein; amino-acid sequence: MKKTAISILALMILQGCKTKTISDQNKETQKLSLKKDRDQDGIRNKEDLCPEIAGPIENNGCPWPDTDGDGTIDKDDACPSVAGPQENNGCPWPDTDGDGILDKDDACPTVPGMPEYNGCPKPKMATAMEVESVVVTSFQKQLYRTPVNHHKTSKKHFGKNRDYNDEEYDRLIENPFELTKNQPLSTFSIDVDNASYSNVRRMIEDGEVEKDAVRIEEMVNYFKYNYPQPKDKQPFSINTELGTAPWNPGHKLLKIGLKGKNIPMNNLPPSNIVFLIDTSGSMAEENKLPLLRSSLKVLLDQLRPADQVAIVVYAGSAGVVLPSTSVAEKKKITDALDQLSAGGSTAGGAGIELAYKLARESFIKGGNNRVILATDGDFNVGVSSTGDLESLIEEKRKSGVFLTCLGYGMGNYKDNRMETLADKGNGNYAYIDNLQEANKFLGREFAGNLYTIAKDVKVQIEFNPKYVKSYRLIGYENRKLRNEDFVNDKVDAGELGSGHTVTALYEIIPANSHSKFLPKQNRLKYASTAATKGFGDEFGTVKFRYKKPQGSKSAEMVQVIKNSDTPKVSSDFKFASSVAWFGLVLRDSKLITQKNLSEIERLAKENKGEDKEGDRSGFVKMIQDYKEIK
- a CDS encoding DUF4139 domain-containing protein — protein: MKKVIIVALCSISLIAFGQKPVFAEAKLNSVTLYEQSAELYSNSTFKIPKGSSEVVITNIAQNIDESTIKIGSRSKVSVLTYRFTTDENFYKTELDKRNPQHKIVLDSISLMEKKLKDLDFQKTALANSIGILDKNQIINAGSTSYSKELEKLIDYYQKKRTELSIQLDKAETSYSSVAEKLDKLRTKFDLNNQELEKYPKGKLVLQISSEGSEDVNLDIRYSIREALWRPYYDVVIPDINSKAQLLYKAMVRQNSGLDWKNVELHLVSGYPNVKKQIPFLPAWSLLYQEPLAAVDHGVKLDRAENYVSVRSSSVKQVSVAEVALVGSTVSRNQLNVAYDLKDRYTILSNNQDNSINLDRTEIPAIYTYYTIPKIDRTVYLIAELDNLDKYNLINAEANVIFENTNVGKTTLNAENTDSKLLLTLGDDKRISVKREAVKDKTMEKSISSSNKEQQFAYQLTIRNNKSEKVKIRIKDRIPVSQDKQLIITLVNKGGATYNEETGELTWDILLNANETRKLEFSFKVNSLKNRTILGL
- a CDS encoding GbsR/MarR family transcriptional regulator, producing MTLSEAKEKYIQTWGTFATNWGINRTMAQVHALLIASERPLSTDEVMQQLEISRGNANMNIRALMDWGIVRKEFVKGDRKEYFIAEKDVWYLFKQITKERRKREIEPVISFLEELKDIEDKDTEGAKEFIKLMNDFSSVTGKINNIMDLAIKSDDHWLVGKITNLLK